The region GAACTCTACGTCGGTGATGCCGATAAACCCGAGGAACAGCTTCAGATAAGGGGTGATCAGATCGGTTGGCGTATCGGCGTGGATACCGCCGCGGCTGGAGATCACGATCGCTTTTTTACCCGTCACCAGGCCTTCTGCGCCTTCAGAGGTGTAACGGAAGGTTTGCCCGGCGCGGGCCACCAGATCGAAGTAGATCTTCAACTGAGTGGGGATATTGAAGTTGTACATCGGGGCACCGATGATGATGGTGTCGTGCGATTTCAATTCGGCAATCAGCTCATCGGAAAGCGCCAGCGTCTCTTTTTGATGTGGCGTCAATGGGTTATCGCCGGCGTTAAAACCGCCAATCACTTCGCCATCCAGTTCGGGCAGAGTTGGGTTGGCCAGATCGCGAAGGGTAAATGTGTCATCCGGATGCGCTTTTTGCCACTGTTCAACAAAAAAATCGACTAATTTTCCAGACTGGGAATAATCGCCCAGAATACTTGATTTCAGGACCAGTATGCGACTCATCAGGCTATCTCCAGACTTTCTCTAAGGTGTTGTTGATACGGTGTATAAGGCATCTTAGAGGCAAGTCGTGGTCAGTGATAGCGTAAAAATTCGCTGAGTTAAATCAAAAAAATTGAATGTAACGGGGTGCAGCAAGCACCCCGGCCAATCAGTAACGCGCCACGCGTTCAATCAGCAGTTCGATAAATCCTTCGCGATCAATACCGGTCAGCACTTCAACGTTGGCCGGCTTACCGCTCTGCTGAAAGTGATCCACCACCGTCATGCCGAGGGTATATTCCCCTTTGGTTTCCACGCCGACCCAGCGTTCGATGCCGGTAAACAGCTGCGGTGCCAGCAGCCAGGCGATGGTGCAGGGATCGTGCATCGCGGCACCCGGCAACCCGCGTGGGTGGCTGAGGTACAGCGGCAGATAGAAATCGAGCATCTCTGCGACCGCCTGCGCCACCGGATTGTCAATCTGGCGGATACGTTCGATATCCTGGGGCAGCACCAGTGCCTGATGGGTGACGTTCAACCCGGCCATGGTCAGTGGCACGCCGGATTTCAGTACGATTTCTGCGGCTTCGGGATCGACAAAGATATTGAATTCCGCCGCCGGCGTGGCGTTGCCGGCATTCATTCCGCCGCCCATAAATACGATGCGATCGATGTTGCCTTTCAGCTCGGCATGCTGTGCCAGTAACAGGGCGATATTGGTCATCGGGCCGGTGACCACCAGGGTGATCGGTTGCGGGCTGGTGCGCAGCAGCCCGGCTATCAGTTCCACGGCGGTTTGCGCGACCGGTTTTATCGTTGGCGTCGGCAGATGGGTATTGCCCATACCGGTTTTGCCGTGGACATGATCGGCAATCACCAGCGCGCGCATCAGCGGCGCAGCGGCGCCGGCAGCGACGGGAATATCTTCGCGTTTCATCAGCGTCAGCAGGCCAAGCGCGTTATGCAGGGTCTTCTCAGGCGTCTGGTTGCCGGCGGAGGTGGTGACGGCCTTGATGTCCAGTTCCGGCGAGCGCAGCGCCATGGCAAGGGCAATGGCGTCGTCGAGGCCGGGGTCGCAATCGATAATGATAGGGCGGGGCATGTTTATCTCCTTTTGTTGTTATCCAGTGAGCATCGGATCAAAACAGGGGATAAACAAGTGCTTTTAGTGCCGGGAAAGGGGGGCGAGAATGCGCCCCGGGCGGGGCGCATAGTGTCAATGAATCAATGCAGGATCTTGGCCAGGAAGTCTTTGGCGCGCTCTGATTCCGGGTTATTGAAGAAGTCGTCTTTGTTGCGGTCTTCGACAATTTTGCCTTCATCCATAAAGATCACCCGGTGGGCCACCTTGCGGGCAAAGCCCATTTCGTGGGTTACCACCATCATGGTCATGCCTTCTTGCGCCAGCTCAACCATGACGTCCAGCACTTCGTTGATCATTTCCGGATCAAGCGCGGAGGTCGGTTCATCGAACAACATGGCGATCGGATCCATGCACAGCGCACGGGCGATGGCCACGCGCTGCTGCTGGCCGCCGGAAAGCTGCCCGGGGAACTTGTTGGCGTGGGCGATCAGGCCGACGCGCTCCAGCAATTTCAGGCCTTTCTCTCGGGAGGCGGCTTTATCGCGTTTGAGTACTTTTACCTGCGCCAGCGTCAGATTGTCGATGATCGACAAGTGCGGGAACAGCTCAAAATGCTGGAATACCATGCCCACTTTGGAACGCAGCTGCGCCAGGTTGGTGCTCTTGTTGTTGACCGCCGTGCCGTTCACCAGGATATCGCCTTGCTGAATCGGCTCCAGACCGTTGACGGTTTTGATCAGGGTAGATTTGCCCGAGCCTGAAGGACCACAGACTACCACCACCTCGCCTTTTTTCACTTCTGTGGTGCAATCGGTCAGAACCTGAAAGTGACCGTACCACTTAGAAACATTTTTCAGGGATATCATCAAACAGTCCTTTTCTTCAAATAGCTTACCAGCGCCGAGGCGGCGATACTGATAACAAAATAGACAAAACCGGCGAACAGGATCATTTCAACCTGTGTGCCGTCGCGCTCGCCGATGGTTGAGGCGGTACGGAAGAAGTCGGCCAGGCTCAGTACGTAGACCAGCGAGGTATCCTGGAACAATACGATGCCTTGGGTCAGCAGCAGCGGAACCATTGCGCGGAACGCCTGCGGCAGGATCACCAGCTTCATCGACTGCCAGTGGGTCATGCCCAGCGCCAGCGCGGCGGATGACTGGCCGCGGGAAATACTGATAATGCCGGCGCGGATAATTTCCGAGTAATAGGCCGCTTCAAACAGGGAAAAGGCTACCATAGCCGAGATCAGCCGAATATCGGTTTTCGGCGACAGCCCCAGAACTTGTTGTAATAAGCTTGGAACCACCAGGTAGAACCACAGCAGCACCATCACCAGCGGTACGGAACGGAAAAGGTTGACGTAGATTGTGGCAAACCAGCTGATAGGTTTGATTGGCGACAGGCGCATGACCGCCAAAATGGTGCCCCAGAGAATGCCGAAAACGATGGCGGTCACGGTGATCTTCAGCGTGATGACCAACCCTTGCAGCAGGTAAGGGAAGCTTGGGACAATGGATGCCCAGTCAAATTCGTACATTATTTACTCCCCATATTGCCAGGCAACTGCACTTTCTTCTCTACCAAACGCATAAACAGCATGATCACGGCGTTGATGCCGATATAGGCCAGCGTAATGGCGGTAAAGGATTCATAGGCATGCGCGGAGTAATCCAGCAGTTTGCCGGCTTGAGCGGCCATATCCACCAGACCAATGGTTGAAGCGATGGCGGAGTTTTTGACCAGGTTGAGCATTTCCGAAGTCATCGGCGGCACAATGACCCGGTAGGCGTTCGGCAGCAGCACGTAGCGATAGGTTTGCGGCAGCGTCAAGCCCATGGCGAGCCCGGCGGCGCGTTGGCCACGCGGCAGGGACTGAATAGCGGCGCGCACCTGTTCGCATACGCGAGCAGCGGTAAACAGCCCGAGGCACAGCATGGAGGAGATAAAGAACTGCACGTTAGGATCGAGTTCGGTTTTGAACCACATACCCAGATTGGTCGGCAGCAGTTCCGGAACCACCAGATACCAGGTAAAGAATTGCACAATCAGCGGCACATTACGGAACAGTTCGACGTAACAGGTGCCGAGAGTGGAAAGAAAACGGTTTGGCACGGTACGCAAAATACCGAACAGCGAACCGACAAAGAAAGCGATAATCCAAGCACAGACGGAGAGGGCTACCGTGACCTGAAAGCCGGACCAAATCCAGCCGAGGTAGGTGGTATTCCCAAACGGGGCCTGCTGCAGGAAGATACCCCAGTTCCAATCTATTGACATAACAAACTCCGTTAAGCGGGCGCAGAGCGCCTAAAGATTGATGACTATTCGGCTCGGCGCCGATCGAATCGCAGCCAGTCAGGCTGGCTTGTGCGCGCGGAGATCGGTTGTGAGTTAGGGGGAAAATGAGGGAGGGGAACGGCCCCCCTCATTCCTGTCTGTCCCAGCCATCAACAGGGCCGGTTTGGCCTGGCGGCCGCCCCAGCTCTTTTTCTATTAGTTCAGTGCTTTATCGTTTGGCTCTTTGAACAGCTGCTTCATGTCATCTGACAGGGCGAAGTTCATGTTGAGGTTTTTTGGTGGAATTGGCTGGTTGAACCACTTATCAAACCATTTTGCCGCTTCACCGGAGGTTTGGGCCTGAGCGATGGTGTCATCGACCAGTTTTTTGAACTCAGGATCGTCTTTACGCAGCATACAGCCGTAAGCTTCTTTCGACTGCGGCGTGCCGAGAATTTCCCATTGATCCGGCTTCTTCGCTTTGGCTCGTTCGCCTGCCAACAGCGCATCATCCATCATGAAGGCTACGGCACGGCCGCTTTCCAGGGTACGGAACGAGTCACCGTGGTCCTTGGCGCTGATGATGCGCATGTTCATCTTGCCGCTGTCGTTCAATTTGTTCAGCAGCACTTCCGATGTGGTGCCGGAGGTGACTACCACCGGTTTGCCGGCCAGATCTTTGAAGTCTTTGACGTCAGAGCCTTTTTTCACCAGCAGGCGGGTACCGACCACGAAGATGGTGTCGGAGAAGGCCGCTTGTTTTTGACGTTCAACGTTGTTGGTGGTTGAACCACATTCAAAATCGAAGGTGCCGTTCTGCAGCAGCGGGATACGGTTCTGCGAGGTGATCGGCAGCATTTTTACCTGCAGATCGGGGAGGTTCAGTTTTTTCTTAACCGCTTCAACGATTTGGTTGGAGTAGTCCTGGGAATAGCCCACAACTTTCTGCTGGTTGTCGTAGTAGGAGAACGGCACTGACGATTCGCGATGGCCGACAACGATCACGCCGTTGTCTTTGATTTTCTTCAGCGTACCGGTCAGTTCTTCCGCATGGGCTACGTTACCCGCCATACCGATCAGCAGTAACGATAACGCCAATTTACGCATTTGCATGGTCCAGCTCCTTTGCTGTTGTCGTGGTTCTGACTCAAGAGTGTCAGGTTTAAAACGGGATCTCTTACTCAAGATATAAAGATAGTCTTGGAACAGATAACCGTTAGAAAATAGCCGATTGTGAACACAATGAAACTAAGATGTTTCATTTTTTGAGACGCCACGCGCACCAAATTAATGCAACAAAACCCTGATGCACCTTTCCGGTGCCAGTGATGCTCTCAAGTTGTGCATAAGTGCGACAAAACGTCAGTAAAAGTAAATCGGTCTTAAATCACAGAGTAATTAAAGCAAGGAGTGTGCCAGAAGCGTTGATTTGACGGGTGTTTGAGATAGGGATAGGGACGCGGTGCGCAGTTCACTGAACTGCGCACCGGGTGAGATTACCTGCGGCGCAGGCCGAGCATCAGCGCCATGCCGCCAAGCAGCAGGGTGATGATCCACAACGGTGTGGCGCCAAAGCGGGCGTATGGCGTAATGCCGGTGGTTGGGGTGACTTTCACCTCAAGCACGCTGCGGGTGAACTGCGGGATCTCCGCTATCACCTCACCGTTGGCGTCAACGGCGGCGGTTACGCCATTGTTGGTGCTGCGCAACAGCGGGCGCCCCAACTCCAGCGCACGCATGCGCGCCATCTGGAAGTGCTGCCACGGGCCGATGGAATGGCCGAACCAGGCGTCATTGGAGATGGTCAGCAGGAAGTTGGTGTCCGGGCGGAAGTTATCGCGCACCTGCTGGCCGAGAACAATCTCATAACAGATAGCCGCCGTCAGGTTATACCCTTTCACGCTCAACTGCGGTTGAACGTAATCGCCGCGGCTGAAGGACGACATCGGCAGATCGAAGAACGGCGCCAGTGGCCTCAACAGCGTTTCCAGCGGTACAAACTCGCCGAACGGCACCAAATGATGCTTGTTATAGCGGTCTTTGGCCGGGTAGACGTACGGCGTCTGTTCACCCAATACAATGGCGCTGTTATAGATTTGCTGGCCTTGCGGAGTGGCGCGTACGTCGACAATACCGGTGATCAGGCTGCTGTTTTTGGCGCGCATCAGGTCGTCCATCATGGTCAGGAAGCCATTCTGGCTGGCCTCGTAATCCGGGATGGCGGATTCCGGCCAGATGATGATCGGCGCCTTGCCCATATAAGGGCGGGTTTCATCCAGATAGGTTTGCAGCGTGCTGACCAGCGCTTTCGGATCCCACTTCATCGATTGGGCGATGTTGCCTTGTATCATGGCGACATTCACCGCTTTCTCCGGCTGCGGGGTAAACCACTGCAACTGACGCAGTGGCCAGGGCAGCAGCAGCAGTGCGATGGCAACGACCGCCGCGGCAACGCGGCGCTGATTGATGGCATACACCAGCAACCCGGCGATCGCCATCAGCATGAAGGTGATGGCGTCAACCCCCAGCAGCGGCGCGACGCCTTTCAGCGGCCCGTTGAGCTGGCTGTAGCCGAACTGCAGCCAGGGGAAACCGGTCAGCACCCAGCCGCGCAGAAACTCGGTCACTTGCCAAAGCACCGGCGCGGCAATCGCCAGGCGGTACCAACTGGTGGCCGGCCACAGGCGCGCCAACAACCCGGCGAACAGCCCGGTATACAACGCCAGGTAAGCGGCCAGCAGCGCGACCAGGAAAATATTGACGGCAAACGGCATACCGCCGAAGTCGGCAATGCTGACGTAAACCCAGTTGACGCCGGCGCCAAACAGACCGAACCCCCAGCAGAAGCCGAGCAGGGCGGATTGTCTGGCGGTGCGGTTCAGGGTAACGGCCAGCAGGCCGAACAGGGAAACAATGGCCGCAGGCCACATATCGTAAGGAGAAAACGCCAGCGCGCCGCCGGCACCAGACAACAGCGCCAGCAGGGCGCGAACCCGCTGGCGTTCAAGGAAAGAGGCTTTAGCCATGTTGGATTTAGTCTTCCAGTTTCGGTTGCGGAGAATCGTCCGGAATTTTTACATGAACCTGGATGATACGTCGACTGTCGGCCATCGCAACTTTAAATAGGTAACCTTCGATTTCAATGGTTTCCCCGCGCGCAGGCAGATGCCCGAAGGCTTGCATCACCAGGCCGCCGATGGTGTCGACCTCGTCGTCGCTGAAGTGCGTATTGAAGGCTTCGTTGAAGTCTTCAATCGGCGCCAACGCCCGCACGGTATACATATGGCGACTGAGTTGGCGGATATCCAGATCTTCCTCGTCGTCATATTCGTCTTCGATTTCGCCGACAATCAGTTCCAGAATATCTTCGATGGTGACCAGGCCGGAAACGCCGCCGAACTCGTCAATGACGATCGCCATGTGATAGCGCTGGGAGCGGAATTCTTTCAGCATCCGATCAACCCGCTTGCTTTCGGGTACCACCACCGCGGTGCGCAGCACCTTGTCGATGCTGAACGGTTCAGACTCTGCGCGCATAAACGGCAGCAGATCCTTGGCCATCAGAATGCCTTCGATGTGATCTTTATCTTCGCTGATCACCGGGAAACGCGAGTGGGCGGATTCGATAATCACGTCCAGGCACTCTTCCAGAGTCTGGTTACGCTTGAGTGTGACCATCTGGGAGCGTGGGATCATGATGTCGCGTACGCGCTGCTCTGCGATATCCATCACGCCTTCCAGCATGTCTCGGGTATCGGGGTCGATCAGATCGTTTTGCTCGGAATCGCGGATCAGCTCTACCAGATCGCCACGGTTTTTCGGTTCGCCGTGGAATAGCTGGTTAAGGATGAGAGTAAAGAACCCCTTCTTGGGACTGGGGCTGTCATTGCTTTGTGAATGGTCGTCGCTCATGGCGTTTTAGTTAATATCACTCATGTAAGAGTTAGGGGCGTCAGCGACAGCCCCTTACAGGGGCTGCGGGGGAATCAGCTGACGTCAGACGGGGTCTTTTTCCGCCAGGTACGGGTCCGGATAGCCCAGGCCGTGCATGATTTCGGTTTCCAAAGACTCCATTTCTTCGGCTTCATCGTCTTCGATGTGGTCATACCCTAGCAGATGAAGGCTGCCATGGACAACCATATGCGCCCAGTGGGCCTCCAGCGTCTTGCCCTGTTCAACCGCTTCCTGTTCAACGACCTGACGGCAGATGATCAGATCGCCGAGCAGCGGCAGCTCGATGCCCGGCGGGGCTTCGAACGGGAAGGACAGTACGTTGGTCGGTTTGTCCTTCCCGCGGTAGGTCAGGTTCAGTTCGTTGCTTTCGGCTTCGTCCACCACGCGAATGGTGACCTCGGCCTCTTCCTGAAACTGCGGCAGCACGCCTTCCAGCCAGCGCTGGAAGGTGGTTTCGTCCGGCAGGCCGTTGCTGTCTGCACAGGCAATCTGCAGATCCAAAATCACCTGGCTCATAGTGTCTCCTGCCCGGAGGCGATGATGGCCTCGTGCTTACGTTGTTCGGCAATCGCGTCTTTGCGTTTTTGTTCGGCGGCTTCCCAGGCTTCATAGGCGATAACCACGCGAGCTACCACCGGGTGGCGCACCACGTCTTCGCTATGGAAGAAGTTGAAGCTCAGTTCTTCGACATCCGACAGGACTTCTATCGCATGGCGCAGGCCGGATTTCTGGTTGCGCGGCAGGTCAATCTGCGTCACGTCGCCGGTGATCACCGCCTTCGAGTTGAAGCCGATGCGCGTCAGGAACATCTTCATCTGTTCGATGGTGGTGTTCTGGCTCTCATCGAGAATGATAAAGGCATCGTTCAGCGTGCGGCCGCGCATATAGGCCAGCGGCGCGACCTCAATCACGTTGCGTTCGATCAGCTTCTCCACGCGCTCAAAGCCCAGCATTTCGAATAGGGCGTCGTACAGCGGGCGCAGGTAAGGATCGACTTTCTGGCTCAGATCCCCCGGCAGGAAGCCCAGTTTTTCACCGGCCTCAACCGCCGGGCGCGTCAGCAGAATGCGGCGAATCTCCTGGCGTTCCAGGGCGTCTACCGCAGCGGCGACGGCCAGATAGGTCTTCCCGGTCCCCGCCGGCCCAATGCCGAAGGTGATGTCGTGATCGAGAATATTGGCGATGTACTGCGCCTGATTCGGCGTGCGCGGTTTCACCATGCCACGCTTGGTTTTGATGGTCACCGCTTTGCCGTAATCCGGCACGCTGTCGGCTACCTGTTCAAGCACCCGGCTCTCTTTGATGGCCAGATGGATCTGTTCCGGGTCGATATCCGGGATCACACCGCGAATGGGCGCGGTGTCCACGTACAGGTGGCGCAAGATATCGGCGGCGGCAACCACGCACGGGTTTTTGCCAACCAGCTTAAAACGGTTGTCACGGCGGTTGATCTCGATCCCCAACCGGCGTTCGATCTGTTTGATATTGTCATCAAACGGGCCGCACAGGCTGAGCAATCGCTTATTGTCTGCCGGCTCTAACAAAATTTCTTGTGTTGCGACGTTCAAACTATTCCTCAAGGCTCACATCGGGCCTGGTTGATTTTCGGTACGCGCATTCAGGGTAAACCCTGATGTTTCTACCTTGAATTATTCATGGTGCGCCGCACTGGCGCAAGTTTACCCATGATCTATCTGTGCGCCGGCGGCGTAATTCAAGGGCCGGAAGAGGAAAAAACGCGGCAAAAACAGCCGCGTAATTGTGCGGGGATCAGTTCTTTTTCACGAACTCGGATTTCAGCTTCATCGGGCCAAAACCATCGATTTTACAGTCAATGTTATGGTCGCCTTCCACCAGGCGAATGTTTTTCACCTTGGTGCCAATCTTCAGCATCGAAGAGCTGCCTTTGACCTTCAGATCTTTCACCACGGTCACGGCGTCGCCGTCGGCCAGCAGGTTGCCGTTGGCGTCTTTGACAATCAATGCATCGCTGTCTTCCGCCGGGGCGCTGTCGCTCCACTCGTGGGCGCATTCAGGGCAGATAAACATCGCATTGTCCTGATAGGTGTATTCGGAGTTGCATTTCGGGCAGTGTGGGAGTTGCATGCTATGTCGCCTCTTAATAAATAATAAAAAAACAAAAAAGAACATCACCGGACGCAAGCGCCCGGCGGAGAAATAATGTTTTTGTGTTGGATGCCATCCCAAAATAATTGGAGTTGCATCACAACAAAGCCACGGCTTTGTTGAGCAGCGCTTGCACGGGCCCCAACGGGGTGAGGCTTTGCCGGGTTGACTCCCCAGGAGCCTAGTAAACCAAATGACTGGGGGGCCAACACAGATGCAGCTTCAAGTATGAAGGGAGGGCTGGTAAGTGCCGACGCCCAACGCATTCTCTTTGCGGGTACGGGCGATCACCGACTGCGGGGATTCATGTACGCGCAGATCCATCTGCTGTTCGGTACGCACCACTGCGCCACGCAGTGTGTTGGTCATGACTTCGGTGATTTCCACGTCAACGAATTGGCCGATCATATCCGGCGTACCTTCAAAGTTCACCATACGGTTGCATTCGGTGCGGCCGGCCAGCTCCATCAGGCTTTTACGCGAGGTGCCCTCCACCAGAATACGCTGCACGGTACCGAGCATGCGGCGGCTGAACTGCAACACCTGCTGGTTGATGCGATCCTGCAGGATATACAGGCGCTGTTTCTTTTCGTCTTCGCTGACGTCGTCCACCATATCGGCCGCTGGGGTGCCCGGGCGTGACGAATAGATAAAACTGAAGCTGGCGTCGAAGTTAATCTCGGCGACCAGGTTCATGGTCTGTTCGAAGTCGGCCTGGGTTTCCCCCGGGAAGCCGATGATAAAGTCGGAGCTGAGCTGTATGTTCGGCCGCGCCTTGCGCAGTTTGCGAATGATCGCTTTGTATTCCAACGCGGTGTGCGCGCGTTTCATCATGGTCAGTATGCGGTCTGAGCCGCTCTGTACCGGCAGATGCAGGAAGCTGACCAGCTCTGGCGTGTCTTGATACACCGCGATGATGTCGTCGGTGAACTCAATCGGATGGCTGGTGGTGAAACGGATGCGGTCAATGCCGTCGATAGCCGCCACCAGGCGCAGCAGCTCGGCAAACGAGCAGATACCGCCATCGTAGGTGGCGCCGCGGTAGGCGTTGACGTTCTGGCCTAGCAGGTTCACTTCACGCACGCCCTGTGCCGCCAGTTGGGCGATTTCGAACAGCACGTCATCGCTTGGGCGGCTCACTTCCTCGCCGCGGGTGTAAGGCACCACGCAGAAGGTACAGTATTTGTTGCAGCCTTCCATAATGGAAACAAAGGCGGTTGGGCCTTCGGCGCGCGGTTCCGGCAGGCGGTCGAACTTCTCGATCTCCGGGAAGCTGATGTCGACGATTGGGCTGCGGGTTCCGCGTACGTGGTTGATCATTTCCGGCAGGCGGTGCAGGGTCTGCGGGCCGAACACTACGTCAACGCAGGGCGCGCGAGTGCGGATCAATTCGCCTTCCTGAGAGGCGACGCAGCCGCCCACGCCGATGATCAGCGCCGGGTTTTTCTCTTTCAGCAATCTCCAGCGCCCAAGCATGGCGAAAACTTTTTCCTGCGCCTTTTCACGAATTGAGCAGGTATTCAGCAGCAGCACGTCCGCTTCTTCGGCGTTTTCGGTCCACTCGAAGCCGTGTGTGCTGTTCAACAGGTCGGCCATTTTCGATGAATCGTATTCATTCATCTGGCAGCCCCAGGTTTTGATATGTAGTTTTTTCGTCATTGACTTGCCATTACTCAGTGCGGAGCGAAAGTTGCGTTACGCGACATGCAGAATGCGTATTGTAATCATTTGGCGCCGTTGTGACCAGCGTGGGGAAAACGGTATGCGACCTGATGCGCAATTAAAAATCCGGTACACTGATGCCAAATGCCGTGCCCGCTGGGATGGCGATAATTCACTAAGAAAACATGACCAAAATGAACACATCTCAAAAAAGGTATGACGCCGTAGTGGTTGGCGGCGGGATGGTCGGCGCGGCGGCGGCGCTGGGATTGGCGCAGGCCGGTTGGTCGGTGGCGCTGTTGGAACATCAGGCGCCGCAGGCGTTCGATGAGCAAAGCCCGCCGGATCTGCGTATTTCCGCGATTGGTTGCACCTCGGTGGGGCTGCTCAAGCAGCTTGGCGTCTGGCAAGCGGTGGCGGGCATGCGTGCGGCGCCGTACCGCCGGTTGGAAACCTGGGAATGGGCGTCCTCACGCGTGGCGTTTGACGCGGCCTCGCTGGGCCTGCCTGAGCTGGGCTTTATGGTGGAAAATCGGATTTTGCAATTGGCGCTGTGGCAGCAAATGGAGCGGTGCGGCAATTTGACGCTCTGTTGCCCCGCCAGGCTGCGTTCGCTGCAACGGGCAGATGACCACTGGCAACTGGAGCTGGACTCTTCTGAGAGGCTGCAGGCGCGGCTGGTGGTGGGCGCCGACGGCGCCAATTCGCAGGTGCGTAATCTGGCGGCCATCGGCACCAGCGGCTGGCAGTATCGCCAGTCCTGCATGTTGATCACCGTCGATACCGGTGCGCCGCAGCAGGATGTGACCTGGCAGCAATTTTTCCCTTCCGGGCCGCGCGCTTTCCTGCCGCTATACGATCAATGGGCTTCGCTGGTGTGGTATGACAGCCCGCAACGCATCCGTCAGTTGCAAGCGCTGCCGCCGGCGCAGCTTGAGCGGGAAATCGCCGAAGCGTTTCCGGCTCGCCTGGGGGCGGTAAAAGTGCATGCCGCCGGGGCCTTTCCGCTGGCGCGCCGCCACGCACAGCGCTATGTGCTGCCGGGGCTGGCGTTGCTCGGTGATGCAGCGCACACCATCAACCCGTTGGCGGGGCAGGGAGTGAACCTGGGCTATCGCGATGTGGAAGCGTTGCTGGCGGTACTGAGCGACGCGCGGGAGCTGGGCGAGGACTGGAGCAGTGAAGCGGTGCTGATGCGCTATCAGCGCCGTCGTCGCACCGATAACCTGCTGATGCAAAGCGGCATGGATCTGTTTTATACCGCTTTCAGCAATAATTTGGCGCCGCTGAACGTAGCGCGCAATATTGCGCTGATGGCGGCCCAGCGGGTAGGCAGGCTGAAGGAGCATGCGCTGAAATACGCATTGGGCTTGTAGTCGAGGGGGATATTGTCGGGTACGGGCGCAACAGGCTGCGCCCGCTTTAACGAGACGTCAATAAATTCAGAATAGCAAAAAGCCCGCCGAAGCGGGCTTTTCTAAATGTGGCTGGGGTGCCAGGATTCGAACCTGGGTATGCTGGTATCAGAAACCAGAGCCTTACCGCTTGGCGACACCCCAATGGTATAACAGTAAAATATGGTGGCTACGACGGGATTTGAACCTGTGACCCCATCATTATGAGTGATGTGCTCTAACCAGCTGAGCTACGTAGCCATTTTTCGATATTTTACCTTAAAAGTCAACAGTGTCGGTATGGCTGGGGTACCTGGATTCGAACCAGGGAATGCTGGTATCAAAAACCAGTGCCTTACCGCTTGGCGATACCCCATCAACACGTAAACTTTTTTGCAACATCCCCATCCTAAAAAAGATGGCTGGGGTACCTGGATTCGAACCAGGGAATGCCGGTATCAAAAACCGGTGCCTTACCGCTTGGCGATACCCCACCTGTTGCCTGCACGACGATGAAAAGAAATGGTGCGGGAGGCGAGACTTGAACTCGCACACCTTGCGGCGCTAGAACCTAAATCTAGTGCGTCTACCAATTTCGCCACTCCCGCAAAAAGATGGTGGCTACGACGGGATTTGAACCTGTGACCCCATCATTATGAGTGATGTGCTCTAACCAGCTGAGCTACGTAGCCATCTTTTTTCGCGCAACCTTCATCGGCGTTGCGGGGCG is a window of Serratia plymuthica DNA encoding:
- a CDS encoding FMN-dependent NADH-azoreductase, encoding MSRILVLKSSILGDYSQSGKLVDFFVEQWQKAHPDDTFTLRDLANPTLPELDGEVIGGFNAGDNPLTPHQKETLALSDELIAELKSHDTIIIGAPMYNFNIPTQLKIYFDLVARAGQTFRYTSEGAEGLVTGKKAIVISSRGGIHADTPTDLITPYLKLFLGFIGITDVEFVLAEGFAYGPDAAEKAAQDSRIAVTQKVPAKIQLAPVAQPAAVQPPANGGFLSNLMKKLFG
- the rihA gene encoding pyrimidine-specific ribonucleoside hydrolase RihA encodes the protein MPRPIIIDCDPGLDDAIALAMALRSPELDIKAVTTSAGNQTPEKTLHNALGLLTLMKREDIPVAAGAAAPLMRALVIADHVHGKTGMGNTHLPTPTIKPVAQTAVELIAGLLRTSPQPITLVVTGPMTNIALLLAQHAELKGNIDRIVFMGGGMNAGNATPAAEFNIFVDPEAAEIVLKSGVPLTMAGLNVTHQALVLPQDIERIRQIDNPVAQAVAEMLDFYLPLYLSHPRGLPGAAMHDPCTIAWLLAPQLFTGIERWVGVETKGEYTLGMTVVDHFQQSGKPANVEVLTGIDREGFIELLIERVARY
- a CDS encoding amino acid ABC transporter ATP-binding protein, with the translated sequence MISLKNVSKWYGHFQVLTDCTTEVKKGEVVVVCGPSGSGKSTLIKTVNGLEPIQQGDILVNGTAVNNKSTNLAQLRSKVGMVFQHFELFPHLSIIDNLTLAQVKVLKRDKAASREKGLKLLERVGLIAHANKFPGQLSGGQQQRVAIARALCMDPIAMLFDEPTSALDPEMINEVLDVMVELAQEGMTMMVVTHEMGFARKVAHRVIFMDEGKIVEDRNKDDFFNNPESERAKDFLAKILH
- the gltK gene encoding glutamate/aspartate ABC transporter permease GltK encodes the protein MYEFDWASIVPSFPYLLQGLVITLKITVTAIVFGILWGTILAVMRLSPIKPISWFATIYVNLFRSVPLVMVLLWFYLVVPSLLQQVLGLSPKTDIRLISAMVAFSLFEAAYYSEIIRAGIISISRGQSSAALALGMTHWQSMKLVILPQAFRAMVPLLLTQGIVLFQDTSLVYVLSLADFFRTASTIGERDGTQVEMILFAGFVYFVISIAASALVSYLKKRTV
- a CDS encoding amino acid ABC transporter permease, whose product is MSIDWNWGIFLQQAPFGNTTYLGWIWSGFQVTVALSVCAWIIAFFVGSLFGILRTVPNRFLSTLGTCYVELFRNVPLIVQFFTWYLVVPELLPTNLGMWFKTELDPNVQFFISSMLCLGLFTAARVCEQVRAAIQSLPRGQRAAGLAMGLTLPQTYRYVLLPNAYRVIVPPMTSEMLNLVKNSAIASTIGLVDMAAQAGKLLDYSAHAYESFTAITLAYIGINAVIMLFMRLVEKKVQLPGNMGSK
- a CDS encoding amino acid ABC transporter substrate-binding protein, whose product is MQMRKLALSLLLIGMAGNVAHAEELTGTLKKIKDNGVIVVGHRESSVPFSYYDNQQKVVGYSQDYSNQIVEAVKKKLNLPDLQVKMLPITSQNRIPLLQNGTFDFECGSTTNNVERQKQAAFSDTIFVVGTRLLVKKGSDVKDFKDLAGKPVVVTSGTTSEVLLNKLNDSGKMNMRIISAKDHGDSFRTLESGRAVAFMMDDALLAGERAKAKKPDQWEILGTPQSKEAYGCMLRKDDPEFKKLVDDTIAQAQTSGEAAKWFDKWFNQPIPPKNLNMNFALSDDMKQLFKEPNDKALN